The genomic stretch TCCACCTGGTCGTTCTCGACTCCTCCGGGTATTTCGCGGAGCACGCCGAGGTGCTGGCCGGCGCGGGCCCGGTGTGGCATCTCGACGAGGCGGCCCAACGCGATTTCCTCGTACGGGTGATTCGCGCGTCCGGGGTGTCCAAACCCGACCTGCTGCTCGACCTGATGCTGCCCGGCGCGCTGTCCTACGGCGCCTGCACGAATCGCGTGTTCCTGATCGCGGCCGCGTTGGGCTGTGTCTCGGTGCACCGCCGGGATTCGGACCTCTACTTCCAGACGTACGGGGGTGAGAAGGTCTTTCCCATCCACGCCGAACTGCTCGCCATCGGCCTGCCCGCCCGTGACGCCGTGGCGACCGAAACCCGGCTCGACCCGGCGCTGAGCGATCTGCCGGTGGCCCTGGCCGGGGGTTCTTTCGTGGGGGACATGTCGGTCGACATCGAGGACATCCGCGGGCACGCCGGCTATCACGACCTCGTCAGCCTGTGGGCCGAACCGGGCGCGAGCGAGTCCGAGAAAAGGGCGTTGGTCGAGGAGTCCTTCACCGGCAGCCCCGCTTTCGACGGCGACCGCTCGGTGCTCGACGTGGTCGATCCGATGCGGGTCGACATGCACAACATCGCGTTCGCCGGGCTGCCGGAAAGGGTGCCGTTGCCCCCGGCCACCGACACCATCGGCAGCGACTACTTCCTCATTCACGTCGCGAACCGGGCCCGGCTCCCGGCCGTCGTGCACAACCGGCACATCGTCAATTTCCACACCGGCGAACGCAAGACCGACGCCGGGTTCCTCGCGTACCAGATGCGGTTCGCCAAGTTCATTCTCTCGATGTACTACTTCCATTTCATCTACGGCCGGATGACCGGCGACGACCCGGCCGCCATCGCCGCGATCGCGCGGGAGAGCACCTGGCAGCCGCGGGAGCCGAACGAGGCGCAGATCGACCGGATGGAACGCGCCTACCGGCGGCTGGGCGGCCGATTCACCGGGGTCGCCGACCTGATCCGCGAGCGCCGTGAGGTCTTGCTGACCGAGGCGCGGCGTGACATCGATGACTTCGTGCTGCTGCTCGAGGCGTGGCCGGCCCTCGTCGCCGCCGCGCGCGGCACGGACGTGCGGTGATTCCTGAGCACGTCCGGGCCGCGCTGGCCGAACCGGGCGACGACCGGATCGTCTACGACCTGACCGGCATCGAGAACCAGCTCGACACGCTGCTGGCGGAGCTGCCGGGGGTGCGCGTGCGGTTCGCGATGAAGGCCTGCCCGGTCGACGAGGTGCTGTCTGCCCTGGCCGACCGGGGCGCGGGGTTCGACGCGGCCGGCCCGGGGGAGATCCGCTCGGCGCTGCGGACGGGGGTCGCGCCGGAGGCCGTGCACTACGGCAACACGGTGAAGTCCGACGCCGACATCGCGGCCGCGCACCGGCTCGGCATCACCACGTTCGCCACCGACTGCGTCGAGGACGTCCGGGCGATCGCCGTCCACGCCCCGGGGGCGCGCGTGTTCTGCCGGTTGCGCACCGGCGGGGAGGGCGCGCTGTGGGGGCTCACCGGCAAGTTCGGCAGCGACGACCCGGTCGCCGTGCTGACCGAGGCGCGCCGGCTCGGGCTGACCCCGGCCGGGTTGTCCTTGCACGTCGGGTCGCAGCAGATGACCGTACGGGCGTGGGAAGGCGCCTTTGATCTGCTGGCCGCCGGGATCGAGCGGCTGGCCGGGCAGGGCATCACGCTCGACCACGTCAACCTCGGGGGTGGGCTGCCGGCCGCCGGTTACCCGGATCTCGTCCCGCCGACCGCTGCCGTGTTCGCCGCGATCCGCGACGGGATGCGGCGGTTGCGGGCGCTCGCCGGTGACGGGCTCGGTTTCGTCGTGGAGCCCGGCCGCTATTTGGTCGCCGACCACGGCGCTGTGCGGGCGCGGGTCGCGCGATTGACCGTACGGGGAACGCCTTGGCTCTATCTGAGCTGTGGGCGCTTCAACGGCCTGTACGAGGGGGACAGGGTGCGCTACCGGCTGGAGTTCCCGGGGCACGACGGCGCCGCGCTGACGAGTGCCATGGTTGCCGGGCCCAGTTGCGACAGCGACGACACGCTGGGCGGTGGACCCGTGCCCGTGCCGGCCGGCCTGCGCTCCGGCGATCCGGTGTGGATCCACGCCGCCGGCGCCTACGCGACCAGTTACACGACGGTGGGCTTCAACGGCTTCGAACCGCCGGCCTGCCACACCGTACGGGCCGAACGGATCCGCTCGATCGCGGGCGGGGACTGGGATGCCATCGCCGAGCTCGAGTTCGCCGCGTACGGCAGCCACGGCCTCTCCGAGGGACGAGCCGCCCTGCAGTCACGGGCCGCGAGCTCGCCGTCCACGTCGTTCGTGCTCGACATGGGCGACCGCGTCGGCGGCTATTTGATCGCGCTGCCGTACCCACGGTTCCGCGTCCCCGACCTCGCCCGGCCGGAGCCGGCCGTGTTCGATTCGGCCAACCTGCACCTGCACGACATCGTCGTCGACGAGAAACTCCGCGGGCGTGGGTGGGCCCGGCGTTTGCTGCGGCGGCTCACGGCGGTCGCCCAGGCCCAGGCGTACGAGGGAATCTCGCTCGTCGCCGTGGACGGCCTGGCCGGGTTCTGGTCGTCGCACGGGTTCCGGCCGCACGCCGACGTGCCGCCACCCGGCGGTTACGGACCGGACGCCGTCTACATGTCCCTGGGGATCTGATGTCGTTTCAGCGTTCCCGCGCGGCCGTGGCCGCCCTCTTCTTCACGCTGGGCTTCCAGTACTCGACGTGGGCGGCCCGGCTGCCCGCGCTCACCGACCGGCTCGGCATGAGCGCCGCCCAGGTCGGCGTGCTGCTGCTGGCCGCCGGGGTCGGCGCGCTCATCTCGTTCCCGCTGGTCGCCCGCCTGCTGACCCGGTACGGCTCGCGCCGCCTGGCCGTGGCGGCCGCGCTGGTGCTGGTGGCCGCCCTCGCCGGGCTCGCGGCCGCGCCCAGCTTCCCGGTGGCCGTGGCCGTCGTGCTCGTCGACGGTGTCGCCGTGGGCTGCCTCAACGTGGCGATGAACGCGCAGGGCGCCGCGCTGGAGGCGGCCTTCGAACGCACCACCATGGCCAAGCTGCACGCCCTGTTCAGCGGCGGCATCTTCAGCGCCGCCCTGCTGGCCTCGGCGGTCACCGCAGTCACCGGTTCGGTCGCGGCGCACTTCGCCGTGGCCGGCGCCCTGCTGATCGCCCTGGTCCTGACGGCCCGGCCCGCGCTGCTCACCCACGACCTGCCGGCCGCCGGCAGCACGACCGGCGGCGGCCGCTTCCGCCTGCCCGCCGCGGTGACCGTGAGCGTGGGGCTGGCGATGCTGCTGGCCACCGTCACCGAGGGCGCCATGACCGACTGGTCGGCCCTCTATCTGCGCGAGGTGACCCACGCCGAGGAGTACCTGCTGCCGCTGGGCATCGCGGTCACCTCGGCCGCGATGGTGATCGGCCGGTTGTTCGCCGACGGCTGGCGCGACCGCTGGGGCGACAAGCCGGTGCTGCTGGCGGGGGCCGCGCTGGCCGGTCTGGGCCTGGCCGTGGCGCTGCTCGTGGGCGGGGTCGTGCCGGCGCTGGCCGGGTTCGCCTGCGTCGGCTTCGGCATGGCGCCGGTGAGCCCGTGCCTCTACGTCGCCGCCGCCCGCCAGGGCCCGGCCGCGCTGACCGTGGCCGCGGCGATGGGCACCGCGGGCCTGCTGATCGGCCCACCGGCGATCGGGTTCGTCGCCGAGGGCGCCGGCCTGGTCTGGGGGATGGCCGCGGTGGTCGCGACCGCGTGGCTGGCCGCGCTGTGCGTCCTGCCGGTGCGGTTCAGTCCGTCCGGACGGCCTCAACCATCAGCGACACCCCCGGAAGCGACTGAACCGGCAGGTAACGCTCCGACACGATGACCGCGCTCAGCGCGGCGTTGACGATCGGGTTCATCTTCTTCAGGTCGCTGGTGGTGGACCTTTTCCGCACGTACGCCGCGGTCGGGCGCAACAGCACGTTCCAGCTCCACAGCCGCTCGATGCGCAGGCCACCACGCTCGACCGCCGCGCGCAGCGTGTCCCGCGTGTAGCGCCGCAGGTGCCCGACCGCCACGTCGTGCGCCGACCACAGCTTCATGTCGCAGGGGACGGTGATCAACGCGCTGCCGCCGGGCCGCAGCACCCGGCGCATCTCGGACACCACCCGCTCGTCGTCGTCGATGTGCTCGAGCACGTCGAACGCGCAGACGAGGTCGACCGAACCGGGCCGTACGGGCAGGGCGCGGCCGTCACCCCGTACGGCGGGAAGGGCGCGCTGCCGCGCGGCGGTGGCCCCGTCGTGACCGTACTCGACGGCGATCGGCGACCAGCCGTGCTGCAGCAGCACCCGGGTGTTGCCCCCACCGGCGGCCCCGATGTCGAGGGCGCGGCCCGGAGCGCCCGGCAGGCGGCGCAGGTAACGACGGAGCAGCGCGCGCCGCTCCCGATACCACCAATGGCGATCCTCGAGCGCTACCAGTTTCTGAATCTCTGCCCCGTCCACCCGAGCATTATTGGGGCGGGGCGGTGAATCCGCACTCCCTACTTTCCCCTTCCGATATCGTGTCGTTACCCCATTCATTGAGTCATTTCGATGAAGATGGTGTGCTGAGGCGGTCCGTGACCGCGGTGGTGACGGCGCTGGTGGTGGCTTCGGATCCCGCGCCTGAGCGGGCCGACGATCGCCAACGACGACCAGGCCACCGACACGTCCGGGCCGGGGCGCACGCCCACGGCGGCGTGGTGCTCGAGTCCGTGTCGTACTGGTACCGGTTCGGCGAAGATCGAAACCCACTACCGTTTGAGGCATGTTCGCACTGGTGGTTCGCTTTGATTGCCGTGACCTGGCCGCGGCGCAGCGGTTCGACGAGCTGACCGTCGACGTCGTACGCGAGATCGCGGCCAAGGAGCCGGGCACGCTCACCTACACCACGCACGCCGTGGCGGGGGAGCCGCTGGCCCGCGTCTTCTACGAGGTGTACCGCGACCGCGACGCTTTCGAGGCACACGAGACGGCCGAGCACGTCAAACGGTTCCACGCCACCAAGGACCCCCTGCTGACCGCAACCCGCGTCGAAATCCTGGAGCCATCGCCGCGGTGAGCTGGGCTTTCCATCTCTACGAAGCGATCCGGGCCGTCGGTGACCGGTCACCGGGCCGGCGGCGGATCCCGGCTAGCACGTCCTCGTCGGTGACCGGCTCGGCGTGGGCGAAACCGACCCGCCGCAGCGCGCCGAGCCGGGCCTCGCGGGCGATCATCGCGACCTCGGCGGCGGAGCTCCCCTCGGTCATCGAGGCGTACGTCCCGTACCGCTCGGCGAGCTCGTCGCTTCCCAGGTACATGGCGAACAGCGCGGTCCGGCCCGCCCGGTCGGGCAGAGGCACCTCGATGTGCAGCCCCAGCCGCCCCGGGCGCAGGATGGCCGGGTCGATGGCGTCGGGGTTGTTGGTCGCGCCGATGATCGAGACCTGCCCGAGGTCGACCATGCCGTCCATCTCGGCCAGCAGCTGGTTCACCACCCGGTCACCCGCGCCGCCGTCGGTCGCGCCGCCGCTGCGCCGCCGGGCGACGGCCTCGATCTCGTCGAAGAAGACCACGCACGGCGCCACCGAACGCGCGCGGGCGAACAGGTCCCGCACCGCCTGCTCGGACTCGCCGAACCACTTGGTCAGCAGCTCCGGGCCCCGTACGGCGATGAACCGCGCGCCGCATTCGTGCGCGACCGCGCGGGCCAGCAGCGTCTTGCCGGTTCCGGGCGGGCCGTACAGCAGGACGCCGCGCTCCATGCGCAGCCCGGCCTCGGCGAAGACCTGCGGCCGCGAGAGCGGCAGCACCAGGCGCTCGCTCAGCTCGGCGGCGGTCCGGTCCAGGCCGGCGATGTCGGCGAACGTGGTCGACGGGACCTCCGACACCACGCTGCCGATGGCCGACGGCGACACGAGCGTCAGAGCCTCCTCCCAGTCGCCGGGCTGGATCTGCAGCGGGGCCCGCGCCGTCGGAGTGGCGGACTCCAGTTCCTCGGCGGGAAAGGCGCGGCGAAGCGCGACCCGGCCGGCCTCGTCGCACAGGGCCTCCAGGTCGGCGCCGACGAAACCGGCCGTCCGGCGGGCCAGGTCGGCGTTGAGCTCCGCTCGTTGCGGCTCCCCGAAAGACAACGCCAGGTTACGGTTGTGCACGGTCAGGATGGCGCGACGCTCCTCCTCGCTCGGCGCGGCGACCCCGACCTGATGCCCGATGCGGCCGAGCCGCCGGATCGCCGGGTCGATGTGGTCGCGACGTGTCGTGGTCGCGATGACGATCGGCCGGTCGGGCGCGTCGAGCAGCTGTTGCAGGACGCTGAGCAGCGGCGGGAACGAGCCGGGCAGGGACCGGTCGCCGGCGATGTAGTCGAGGTCGTCCAGGATCACCAGGTGCGACGAGCCGGTCTCGGCGGCGAAGGCCGCCCGCAGTTCCGCCTCGGCCTCCGCCGGCTGTTTCGCGGCCAGCTCCGAACCGCTGAGCATGGTCGTCCGGGCGCCGCTGGTCGCCGCGACGGTGCGGGCGAGGAGCGTCTTGCCGGTGCCGGGCGGGCCGTAGATCAGGACGCCGGAGGGGGCGGTCACACCGAGGGCGGCCAGGTCGGTCCGGCGCCGCAGCGGCAGCTCGACCTCGCGGCGCAGCAGCGCGATGGCGTGGTCGAGGCCGCCGATGTCCTCGTATCCGAGAGCGCGGCCCGCCACGCCGGGAGCCCGCCGTACGCTGATCTCCAGCCGGTCGCTCATCGACGCGACCTCGACCGGCACGCCGGCCACGCGCACCGACACGACCGTGTACTCGCCCCGGCCCTCCGAGCCGAGGGGCTGGTGGGCGAAGCGCAGGCCGGGATACAGCAGGTAGTGGCCGTTGCGGAGGAACTCGCTGAGGCCGGTGCTCGTGTCCGGGTCGGACCCGGTCCAGCTGTCCAGGCGCACGTCGGCCTCGTCGGCCGGCCGGACCTGTCCGGCGTCGAGCGGGGTCACGTCAACCCGCTCGCCGTCGGCGACACCGAGAGCGGCGGACTGCCAGCGGTCCAGCAGCACCCGTTCGGTGTGGGCCAGCCGGTTGGTGAGGTCCCAGGCGAGCCGGCAGAAGATGGTCGCGCCGGCCGACGCGATCCGTACGGGGCTGCCGGCTGCCAGGCCGGGGATGCTGGCCAGGCAGCTGCCGTAGATGGTGTCCGCGCCGGCGCCCTGCACGATCGCGGTGCTGATGGCAGTACCTTCTTTCGTCATCGGGAGCCTCCGAGGAACGCTTTGGGTGCTTGTCCCTCGAGGACTGACATGAGACGGCGTCCTCGGAGGTGACCGGTGGAGGTCTGACGCCTTCGAGGATGTTGTCCCGTGAGGACTGGTCCATCAGCACGACGCCGCGCCTCCACCGCACCTGACCTGCGAGTTGGAAGGAGGTTGCCGTGCTGGGAGTCGGTCTGGACTGGGCCGAGGACCACCATGACGTCGCGTTGGGCGTGCCGGGCAAGGGGGTAATCGAACAGTTCCGCATCGACCACGGCCCCGAAGGGGTGGCCCGGCTGGTCGCCCGCTGCCTGGCCCTGGAAACCGACCCGGCCGAGGTCCGGGTCGTGCTGGAAACCCGGCACGGGCTGCTGGTCGAGGCCCTGCTCGATGCCGGGTTCACCGTGCTGCCGGTCAACCCGGACCTGGTCGCCCGCCGCCGCGGCCCGGCCAAGAAGAAAGACGACGCCGAAGACGCACGGATCTGCTGCCTGCTGGCCCTCGACCCCTTTGTCGAGCTGCGCAAACTGATCCCGCACGGCGAGCTCGGCGCGGAGCTGCGGGCCATTGCTCGTGACGACGACCGGGCCGCCCGCGACGAACGGCGCCTGGGTAACCGGCTGCGCGCCGACCTGCTCGCGGTGTTCCCCGCCGCGATCGACATCGCCGACGGCGACCTGGGCGCGGCAGTGTTCCTGCGCCTGCTCGAGCGCTGGCCCAGCCACACCGAGCTGGCCGCCGCCGGCCGTGACGCCGTCGAAGCCCTGGCCCGCGCCAACCGGCACGGCTGGCCCGACCGGTTCGCCGAACGGGTCATAGCTGCCCTGAACAGCCCGCGGCTTGCGGTGCGCCCGGAGCTGGCCCGGGCGAAGGCCGGCAGCATCCGGCTGGCCGCCGCGCAACTGTTGCTGCTGCGCGAGCAACGCCGGGTCTGGCAGCGGCGGATGGGTGAGCTGCTTCTGGGAAGCCCGCGTGTCGGCCGGGCGAAGCAGCCGAAGGAGCCCCGGCCGGGGAACGCGTTCCCTGGCGGCGAGATCTACCTGAGCATGCCTGGCCTGGGTGATCGTCTCGCCGCCAGGGTCGCCGGTGAAATCGGCGAACACGTCGAGCAGTTCACCACACCCAACGCCCTGCAATGCTATGCCGGGACCGCCCCGGTCACGAGACGCTCCGGACGCAGCGAGTTCGTCATCGCCCGCCGCCTGGCCTACAACCGCTACCTCGGCAACGCCGTACATCAATGGGCCTTCTGCAGCCTGCAGCAATCCGGCTGGGCCCGCGCCTTCTACGACGCCAAGATCGCCAAAGGCAAGAGTCACAACGCTGCCCTGCGTGCCCTCGGCAACCGCTGGCTGGAGATCCTCTGGCACTGCCTGCGCCTGAACGTGCGCTACGACGAAGCCGTCCATACCGCCCACCGCACCCACGCCCTCAAACAGGCTGCTTGAGGTTGACAGAGGATGTCTCATCCCGCCTCCTCGTCCACGACCTTCGAATCGGGCCCGATTCCGGATTCGGCGGCGACGTCGGATTCGTCCGCGACCTGGGATTCGGACGCGACGTTGGATTCGGGCGTGACGTCGGATTCGGGCGCGACGTCGGGTTCGGTCAAGACGTCGGGTTCGGCTGCGGCCTCGGATGGGGGCACGGCCTCCACCTGGGGCGCGGGGAAGATGCTGTGCACACCGGTGGTGCTGACGATCTCCCAGCACCCGCCGTTGCCCTCCCGTTCCACGGCCTCGGCCAGCTGCGCCGACCCCGTCCAGCTCAACGTGTCCTCCGGGGCCGGCTCGACCTCGCGGATCGACTGCCGGTCGGCCGTGCGCGGTCCCGGCTCCACCGGCGCGTCCCGGTCCGGCGCGGACCACCACCCGATCCGGTCGACGTCGTCACCCGGCTGGTACGGGTCGACCACCACGGCGACGGCGGCCGGGTCGAGCTGCGTCCAGGCGGCGAACGTGGTGACGTCGGTGTTGGACAGGTACAGCCCGATCCTCGGGTGGGTGTGTACCCAGCCGACGATCTTTTCGACCGGCCGCAGCACGCCGTCCGCCTCGATCGTGTCCGAGGCGTTGTGCAGGATCTCGATCGCGTTCACCGCGAACGCGCAGTGGCTCGACGCGTGCGCGAGCTGAGGTGGGAAGACCGCCAACGACACCTGGGTCGTTCCCTCGTCGCGGCGGCCGAGCAGCACCCCGCCTCGTTCCACCGGTCCCAGCTGCCGGAGGAACGCGACCAGGGTCCGGGCGAGCCCGGGTTCGAACTGGACCCGAGGCCTCTCATCGCCGGGTTGCACGAGACAACGCTCCCTTCGGCGCGGCGTCGCCCAGCAGGATCAGCGGGGGCTCGGCGCCGGCGTCGGCGTACGCGCCGTCCAGCGCCGTCCGCAGCCGGGCGAGAGCATTCCGGCCGACCAGACCCGTCGCGGTGTTCATCGGCAGGATCTTGCGGCCCTCGCCGTTGAACACGCCGATCGCCTCGGAGAGCGCGGCCTGGCTGATGTCGATGACGATCGGGGTGAAGTTGGGGTCGAGCGCCCGCCAGCGCTGCGACGTGGCGTGGTCGGTGCCGGACAGGAACACGCCGAGCCGCGGATGGGTGTGGACCCAGGTGACGACGATGGTGTCGCCCCGGACGCCGATGGCCGGCGCGACCGCGTTGATGGCGTGACGCACCCGATCGACCTCGGCCGAGGGGAACTCGCAGGCCACGGCGTTGGCGTGGCGCTGAGCGGGGAAGACCGCGCCGAACACCAGCAGGGTTCCGGGCGTCCGAACGAGCAGCGCGACGCCACCCTGTTCGTACGCTCGTGGGTTGAGGTTGCGCCGCGCCTCCGCCCAGAAGCCCTCGTCGAGCGCGACGGCGAGCTCGGCCTGCCCGAGCCGGTCCTCCCAGCCCGGCCGCAGCAGGGCGGGCGAGCCGGTACGCGCCGGTTTCACCCACCGCCATCGCCGGCGGCGGGGCCCGCGGTGGAGGGAGACCGCCAGCAGCGGGCCGGCGGCGAGCGGAGGCAGCAGCAGCCAGGCGCCGATCGGCTGCCGGGCCAGGGTGAGGCTCATCGCGACGGCGATCAGCAGGGCGGTGCCGAGCAGGCAGAGGC from Paractinoplanes brasiliensis encodes the following:
- a CDS encoding GNAT family N-acetyltransferase translates to MIPEHVRAALAEPGDDRIVYDLTGIENQLDTLLAELPGVRVRFAMKACPVDEVLSALADRGAGFDAAGPGEIRSALRTGVAPEAVHYGNTVKSDADIAAAHRLGITTFATDCVEDVRAIAVHAPGARVFCRLRTGGEGALWGLTGKFGSDDPVAVLTEARRLGLTPAGLSLHVGSQQMTVRAWEGAFDLLAAGIERLAGQGITLDHVNLGGGLPAAGYPDLVPPTAAVFAAIRDGMRRLRALAGDGLGFVVEPGRYLVADHGAVRARVARLTVRGTPWLYLSCGRFNGLYEGDRVRYRLEFPGHDGAALTSAMVAGPSCDSDDTLGGGPVPVPAGLRSGDPVWIHAAGAYATSYTTVGFNGFEPPACHTVRAERIRSIAGGDWDAIAELEFAAYGSHGLSEGRAALQSRAASSPSTSFVLDMGDRVGGYLIALPYPRFRVPDLARPEPAVFDSANLHLHDIVVDEKLRGRGWARRLLRRLTAVAQAQAYEGISLVAVDGLAGFWSSHGFRPHADVPPPGGYGPDAVYMSLGI
- a CDS encoding IS110 family transposase, with translation MLGVGLDWAEDHHDVALGVPGKGVIEQFRIDHGPEGVARLVARCLALETDPAEVRVVLETRHGLLVEALLDAGFTVLPVNPDLVARRRGPAKKKDDAEDARICCLLALDPFVELRKLIPHGELGAELRAIARDDDRAARDERRLGNRLRADLLAVFPAAIDIADGDLGAAVFLRLLERWPSHTELAAAGRDAVEALARANRHGWPDRFAERVIAALNSPRLAVRPELARAKAGSIRLAAAQLLLLREQRRVWQRRMGELLLGSPRVGRAKQPKEPRPGNAFPGGEIYLSMPGLGDRLAARVAGEIGEHVEQFTTPNALQCYAGTAPVTRRSGRSEFVIARRLAYNRYLGNAVHQWAFCSLQQSGWARAFYDAKIAKGKSHNAALRALGNRWLEILWHCLRLNVRYDEAVHTAHRTHALKQAA
- a CDS encoding MFS transporter, encoding MSFQRSRAAVAALFFTLGFQYSTWAARLPALTDRLGMSAAQVGVLLLAAGVGALISFPLVARLLTRYGSRRLAVAAALVLVAALAGLAAAPSFPVAVAVVLVDGVAVGCLNVAMNAQGAALEAAFERTTMAKLHALFSGGIFSAALLASAVTAVTGSVAAHFAVAGALLIALVLTARPALLTHDLPAAGSTTGGGRFRLPAAVTVSVGLAMLLATVTEGAMTDWSALYLREVTHAEEYLLPLGIAVTSAAMVIGRLFADGWRDRWGDKPVLLAGAALAGLGLAVALLVGGVVPALAGFACVGFGMAPVSPCLYVAAARQGPAALTVAAAMGTAGLLIGPPAIGFVAEGAGLVWGMAAVVATAWLAALCVLPVRFSPSGRPQPSATPPEATEPAGNAPTR
- a CDS encoding AAA family ATPase, translating into MTKEGTAISTAIVQGAGADTIYGSCLASIPGLAAGSPVRIASAGATIFCRLAWDLTNRLAHTERVLLDRWQSAALGVADGERVDVTPLDAGQVRPADEADVRLDSWTGSDPDTSTGLSEFLRNGHYLLYPGLRFAHQPLGSEGRGEYTVVSVRVAGVPVEVASMSDRLEISVRRAPGVAGRALGYEDIGGLDHAIALLRREVELPLRRRTDLAALGVTAPSGVLIYGPPGTGKTLLARTVAATSGARTTMLSGSELAAKQPAEAEAELRAAFAAETGSSHLVILDDLDYIAGDRSLPGSFPPLLSVLQQLLDAPDRPIVIATTTRRDHIDPAIRRLGRIGHQVGVAAPSEEERRAILTVHNRNLALSFGEPQRAELNADLARRTAGFVGADLEALCDEAGRVALRRAFPAEELESATPTARAPLQIQPGDWEEALTLVSPSAIGSVVSEVPSTTFADIAGLDRTAAELSERLVLPLSRPQVFAEAGLRMERGVLLYGPPGTGKTLLARAVAHECGARFIAVRGPELLTKWFGESEQAVRDLFARARSVAPCVVFFDEIEAVARRRSGGATDGGAGDRVVNQLLAEMDGMVDLGQVSIIGATNNPDAIDPAILRPGRLGLHIEVPLPDRAGRTALFAMYLGSDELAERYGTYASMTEGSSAAEVAMIAREARLGALRRVGFAHAEPVTDEDVLAGIRRRPGDRSPTARIAS
- a CDS encoding Mov34/MPN/PAD-1 family protein is translated as MQPGDERPRVQFEPGLARTLVAFLRQLGPVERGGVLLGRRDEGTTQVSLAVFPPQLAHASSHCAFAVNAIEILHNASDTIEADGVLRPVEKIVGWVHTHPRIGLYLSNTDVTTFAAWTQLDPAAVAVVVDPYQPGDDVDRIGWWSAPDRDAPVEPGPRTADRQSIREVEPAPEDTLSWTGSAQLAEAVEREGNGGCWEIVSTTGVHSIFPAPQVEAVPPSEAAAEPDVLTEPDVAPESDVTPESNVASESQVADESDVAAESGIGPDSKVVDEEAG
- a CDS encoding putative quinol monooxygenase; translation: MFALVVRFDCRDLAAAQRFDELTVDVVREIAAKEPGTLTYTTHAVAGEPLARVFYEVYRDRDAFEAHETAEHVKRFHATKDPLLTATRVEILEPSPR
- a CDS encoding class I SAM-dependent methyltransferase, whose protein sequence is MDGAEIQKLVALEDRHWWYRERRALLRRYLRRLPGAPGRALDIGAAGGGNTRVLLQHGWSPIAVEYGHDGATAARQRALPAVRGDGRALPVRPGSVDLVCAFDVLEHIDDDERVVSEMRRVLRPGGSALITVPCDMKLWSAHDVAVGHLRRYTRDTLRAAVERGGLRIERLWSWNVLLRPTAAYVRKRSTTSDLKKMNPIVNAALSAVIVSERYLPVQSLPGVSLMVEAVRTD
- a CDS encoding DUF6271 family protein, with the translated sequence MCVNGRRVCLAVPTNRECSATLAEVVAEADYARREFGADVHLVVLDSSGYFAEHAEVLAGAGPVWHLDEAAQRDFLVRVIRASGVSKPDLLLDLMLPGALSYGACTNRVFLIAAALGCVSVHRRDSDLYFQTYGGEKVFPIHAELLAIGLPARDAVATETRLDPALSDLPVALAGGSFVGDMSVDIEDIRGHAGYHDLVSLWAEPGASESEKRALVEESFTGSPAFDGDRSVLDVVDPMRVDMHNIAFAGLPERVPLPPATDTIGSDYFLIHVANRARLPAVVHNRHIVNFHTGERKTDAGFLAYQMRFAKFILSMYYFHFIYGRMTGDDPAAIAAIARESTWQPREPNEAQIDRMERAYRRLGGRFTGVADLIRERREVLLTEARRDIDDFVLLLEAWPALVAAARGTDVR